A single Cyclopterus lumpus isolate fCycLum1 chromosome 1, fCycLum1.pri, whole genome shotgun sequence DNA region contains:
- the sumo2a gene encoding small ubiquitin-related modifier 2 has translation MADEKPKEGVKTENNEHINLKVAGQDGSVVQFKIKRHTPLNKLMKAYCERQGLSMRQIRFRFDGQPINETDTPSQLEMEDEDTIDVFQQQTGGSSL, from the exons ATGGCCGACGAAAAACCCAAG gaggGAGTGAAGACTGAGAACAATGAGCACATCAACCTGAAAGTGGCAGGGCAGGATGGCTCAGTGGTGCAGTTCAAGATCAAGAGGCACACTCCTCTCAACAAACTGATGAAAGCTTATTGTGAACGGCAG GGGCTGTCAATGCGGCAAATACGATTTCGATTTGACGGTCAGCCCATCAATGAAACGGACACACCCTCGCAG TTAGAAATGGAGGATGAAGATACGATTGACGTGTTCCAACAGCAAACCGGAGGCTCTTCTCTTTAA
- the gga3a gene encoding ADP-ribosylation factor-binding protein GGA3a has protein sequence MQLEVVSEPLFKPGKKHEEELCNNSIFPTASEGSTDHARCLCRSGNMADDGESLESWLNKATNPSNRQEDWEYIMGFCDQINKELEGPQISVRLLAHKIQSPQEWEAIQALTVLEACMKNCGQRFHNEVGKFRFLNELIKVVSPKYLGDKVSEGVKTKVIEMLYSWTVSLPDEAKVFEAYEMLKSQAIVLADPDVPLDATIIPSSSPRPKNPVFDDEKKSKRLSELLKSKKPEDLQEANRLIKNMVKEDEVRTQKVKKQKSTLEAVDSSVKLLNEMLAHFNPEDSTDGDKELIRELYGDCDKLRQTVFQLATETEDNESSLGDILQASDDLSHVISSYKKLVEGQIVNGEAEDARQTQLSVRQGRTNQSEILIDLLGLDIQGVSQTPTSSRSLPADLLYGSAASDPRPLGPGVPSAAFSLLDEELLSLGLKEPTPAPSKSAHVNLNNGLPSIQDSSHDFDFFDTTSHSAPAFSTSSLFPEALSLTADPLNPVKSPKTASALSLPGVVFSTPPVSTVSVSTTSVMFPPSFSSALSTVAPPAPPQSFSVAPTAPPQLFSVAPPAPPQSFSVAPPAPPQSFSVASTAPPQSFSVAPTAPPQPFSVAPSAPPPSFSVASTAPPQSFSVAPSAPPQSFSVASPAPSDTPVTPPGASHAASLTHNLQDLSLLDLGSPTIAPAVMDFGRLLVKSEDMLAPAAPSSRVGVASTTTSISLPLGETQAGSTPPPAKGQADDSPLLHSLSPILPLSQASPGKGQEVSLANVFVPLDAIKPSKVSPVTAYDKNGVRVLLHFATECPAGRPDVLVMVASMLNTAPQPVRSFALQAAVPKTMKVRLQAPTGTELGPFNPILPPAAITQVMLLANPLKEKVRLRYRLTFTLGEQPHSEVGEVNEFPPADRWGAL, from the exons acaAAGCCACCAACCCTTCTAACAGACAGGAAGACTGGGAGTACATAATGGGATTCTGTGACCAAATCAATAAGGAACTGGAAGG CCCACAAATATCAGTCAGGCTGCTGGCTCACAAGATTCAGTCCCCTCAAGAGTGGGAGGCGATACAGGCATTAACG GTTCTCGAGGCTTGTATGAAGAACTGCGGGCAACGGTTTCACAATGAAGTTGGGAAATTTaggtttttaaatgaattaattaaGGTGGTTTCACCCAAG TATCTCGGGGACAAAGTGTCAGAGGGAGTGAAGACAAAAGTGATCGAGATGCTGTACAGCTGGACTGTGTCTCTGCCAGATGAAGCAAAGGTCTTTGAAGCGTATGAGATGCTGAAGTCACAGG ctaTTGTTTTAGCTGACCCAGACGTCCCTCTTGATGCTACGATAATACCATCGTCTTCTCCGCGACCCAAGAATCCCGTGTTTGATGACGAGAAGAAGAGCAAG AGATTATCGGAGCTGCTGAAGAGCAAAAAGCCCGAAGATCTGCAAGAGGCCAATCGGCTCATCAAGAACATGGTCAAGGAG GACGAGGTGAGAAcgcaaaaagtaaaaaagcaaaaaagcaCACTGGAGGCCGTCGACAGCAGCGTCAAACTCCTTAACGAGATGCTGGCTCACTTCAACCCCGAAGACTCCACGGACGGAGACAAGGAGCTCATTAGG GAGCTGTATGGGGATTGCGACAAGTTGAGGCAAACTGTGTTTCAACTGGCCACCGAGACGGAGGACAACGAAAGCAGCTTGG GAGACATCCTGCAGGCCAGTGATGACCTCTCCCATGTCATTAGTTCCTATAAGAAGCTTGTGGAAGGACAGATCGTCAATGGAGAGGCTGAGGATGCGCGACAAACACAATTATCAGTCAGACAAG gtcGCACAAACCAGTCCGAGATTCTGATTGACCTGCTGGGTCTGGACATCCAGGGCGTCTCTCAAACCCCAACATCGTCCCGGTCTCTTCCTGCTGACCTGCTGTATGGGTCGGCTGCCAGTGACCCTCGGCCCCTCGGCCCCGGTGTTCCCTCTgcagcattctctctgctggatGAAGAGCTACTGTCTTTAG gCCTCAAAGAACCCACTCCTGCTCCAAGTAAATCAGCACATGTAAACCTGAATAATGGTTTGCCGTCTATACAG gATTCCAGTCATGATTTTGATTTCTTTGACACCACTTCGCATTCGGCTCCCGCGTTCTCGACATCGTCACTCTTTCCAGAGGCCCTTTCTTTGACAGCTGACCCACTTAACCCAGTCAAGTCTCCCAAAACGGCCTCTGCCTTAAGCCTCCCCGGTGTCGTCTTCTCCACGCCTCCGGTTTCGACAGTATCCGTCTCGACGACGTCAGTCATGTTCCCACCTTCCTTCAGCTCAGCATTGAGCACCGTGGccccacctgctccacctcagTCATTCAGCGTGGCCCCAACTGCTCCACCTCAGTTATTCAGCGTGGccccacctgctccacctcagTCATTCAGTGTGGccccacctgctccacctcagTCATTCAGCGTGGCCTCAACTGCTCCACCTCAGTCATTCAGCGTGGCCCCAACTGCTCCACCTCAGCCATTCAGTGTGGCCCCATCTGCTCCACCTCCGTCATTCAGCGTGGCCTCAACTGCTCCACCTCAGTCATTCAGCGTGGCCCCATCTGCTCCACCTCAGTCATTCAGTGTAGCCTCACCTGCTCCCTCAGACACCCCCGTCACTCCACCTGGAGCGTCCCACGCGGCTTCTCTCACTCACAACCTGCAAGACCTTTCCCTGCTGGATCTGGGCAGTCCTACAAT CGCGCCTGCTGTCATGGACTTCGGCCGCTTGCTGGTCAAGAGTGAGGACATGCTCGCTCCCGCCGCCCCGTCCTCCAGAGTTGGTGTCGCCTCCACCACCACGTCTATCTCCCTGCCCCTCGGAGAGACGCAGGCAGGGTCCACTCCCCCGCCTGCTAAGGGCCAGGCAGATGACAGCCCTCTGTTACACTCTCTGTCCCCCATCCTGCCTCTGAGCCAGGCCAGTCCAGGAAAAGGACAAGAGGTGTCCCTGGCCAATGTCTTTGTCCCTTTGGATGCTATCAAACCAA GTAAAGTGAGTCCTGTGACGGCTTACGACAAAAACGGTGTCCGTGTTCTGCTGCACTTTGCCACCGAGTGTCCAGCAGGCCGACCCGATGTCCTGGTGATGGTGGCGTCCATGCTCAACACAGCCCCGCAGCCTGTCAGGAGCTTTGCTCTGCAGGCGGCTGTGCCCAAG ACGATGAAAGTGAGACTGCAGGCGCCCACAGGGACGGAGCTGGGTCCTTTTAACCCAATCCTTCCCCCTGCTGCCATCACTCAGGTCATGCTGCTTGCAAATCCTCTCAAG GAAAAGGTGCGGCTGAGATACAGACTGACATTCACGCTGGGAGAGCAGCCACACTCGGAGGTTGGGGAGGTAAATGAGTTTCCGCCTGCCGACAGATGGGGCGCTCTATAG